A segment of the Cotesia glomerata isolate CgM1 linkage group LG2, MPM_Cglom_v2.3, whole genome shotgun sequence genome:
ATACCTAGATCCATTTATTCCATTCATTAATTTGCTAAATCCGAGTTCCTAACTTGTTTCATAAATCCTAATCCAATtccaaatttcaaattaaaatcattaactGATTTATTGCCGTGGTCTTAATAatacaacaataattatttaattacaagagGTCTTCGTATCTTgaattaatagattaaaatctAATGACAGAGGTCTTAATAATCTGCCAACAATGTTGGTTAAATCCGAGttttacgaaattttattcttattgaatttacttaatttattttataagttgttgtgttaaattattttactttggataatttattttaccagaattcgtcaattatttatttagttgttCTCCGAATACTTATAATTTGTGtctagattattttatttaattaagaacttaatttgttatcaactaaaattcatcaattgattttatgtaattaatttttactaaactgTTTTACTTGTCATTCAATAATcgagttttattttctctacattattttattttacgttCTATTGTGTTGCACGAAAAACttagcatttattttattttattttattcgagGATTATTTTCTGCCTAGCAACACAGTACGATTTTAGTCTCGACCTTGAGTGTCCTCTACCCAGCGCTTCACGCGGAACAAGATGGCTGACGCTCTCGCTCGGTCTCGCTTGCGTCTCTGTCGCAAGTTTTTGGTGTAATTCTTTTTCTCTGAcgaatttttacaagttttattttctacttttaattaacaaatttacaCGAACAATTTTCTAGCAATTTTGACTGATTCTAAATTTATtgcaaatgattttattttaaacaattaaatgttattataaattatttttcggaatttaataaattttacttcaaatGATTTTTACTAAAGTTCCTCTAAAACATTTTactgattttattttcagcaattaattaaataaatccgaCCAACTCGATTATCAACGACATTTTGTTCTACATGGCACCGAAGTCATGAAATGACCAACCGAAATTATTCCTGGTAAAGTCAGTCCAAACTCTGCCTAcgtagttaattaacaatccGAAATAATTCCTggttttgttaattaactatttagtaattattccTGGCTTGCTTTtaacttcatttttaattttactctggacttttcttaatttcattctgaattttatttttaataaattcttaataacCTCCTAAAGAATATtctaaacaatattttaaataatactttaaataatatcccaaataatattccaagtaaattctaataaataaatttcaatataataattaagtaaattctacgaaataatacttaaactaataattgtGACCGAACGTGAAATGGCGATGACCTTCAGCCGACTTCAATGCCTGGCTGATACCGCATCACCAAGAGATTATTGAGACATTTTATTTGTACGTGGAGTTTTTCTTTACGACGCTAATGAACTCCCTCGAGGAGATACAACTTCTTGTCGTCGTTGCTGGTACAAGTCCCTCCTTGGTGGATGAATCTACTTGGCAGCGAGACCCAGGTCACCGTCACTCGTTTCTCGAATACTTTACAAAATCTGTAACCACAAATAAGCATTAGAAATTATcactaattaaaatcaatttacgCAAGCTGGCAGAAGGCCTAGcaagcaataaattaattgatttgtaTCGCTTCATTCCACTGTATCTTgagcgaaataaaaataattacctgtgCTTTGATGTTTGTTAACTTTTGTGCGACCGTTAGATTTGACTGTTCGGTCACAATGAATCTTCTCAGCTTTGTCGGTGCGTTTCTTTCTTCGCTCCGTCTTCCCCACTCACTCTCCTCGCCGACGTTTAATCTCATGGATTTACTCACTAATTTATAGCTAGAGGCGCGAGTGCTTCGGAGCACAGCGCCCTGGGGGATCAGTCGATAACTAACTCACGCGGATTGGAGACCTTCTCTGGGTAAAGAAGGCCCCGTGTACTCCGTTACAGGTTTCTTGAAGCTGCCGCTAGCTATCTGCTCCCGAGCGCTTTGAAGTACCCGAGCTCTCTTTGTTATTTGttgaataactcaaaaactaattatcggatcaacttgaaattttttagagaatatttttaagatattacacataacgaaaatgcaaaaaaaaataatagattttttgaaaattctgactacccctaaccccttaagTCGTTAATACAGGTTTAATATCAGTTGATCGATACAGTTGAACAAATATTATAACAATTCAGGAAAACGCACaaatattattagaaattataatACAATTAACAAACTAAACTTTGCACAACGTTTCATAGGGTTCTTAAATTGagtctatataaatatagatttGGATTGTAAAACcctaaattataatgaaaatagtaAAAGCACCAGTTCCAAGAAACCTAGGCCTCTTTAATGAGAATAAGTAACTTTCTACTAAAAGAATAGGCTGGTCAGCAGGTAGTAATACTCGTCtcaattacaatattatattttagtgAGAAAATACTTTGGGTAACTAAACCCTTTAGTATGGAATTTCGCACTGACTAGATCGAAAGCCTTCGGGAGTCTGAgcttttaaataatactaaaaaattggCCTGCAAATAGTTAAATCCGTCGCGATTCCAAGTATCAGACTTAAAATGACAGTACACCGGGTCAAAAAATCTATAGTTAGAAACCGCGAACTGTCAAGGACGAGAGTTTCCGACAATCTGAGCCCCGATGACCATTTTTAGAAGGATTTTATATGATTTCTTCAATACTGAGGTGTTATAAGGATATTGATTGTAACCATCTTGTTGCGTGTTAAGATACAGATGACAGGAGTGATATACggttattaaattcttttgtGAAAAGAAGCAGTTATTCACTGTTATTTGATAAACGATGGAGGCTGACTCTATTGATACCATCATAAATTGTTAccgtttaataatttacccaACAAGCGAGAATGagtgttattatattttagtGGACTAACGTGATAAAGAATACTTAGAGAAAAATAAGTGTAGTAGAATGAGCTTCGTTCGTCACAATGCGTAAAGAGAAAAACTGGAATGAAATCGCTGCCAACGCGTGGCATTATCTGATGGATAACATTTCAGAGAGGGACCAGGAAAACAGAAGAGGACATCGTAAGATGCAGCATAAACTGAGCTGAAGTGATGTTAACCTGGCACCGACCCAGTTTTCCCTGCCCTAAGAGCAAAGAATGAAGAAAGAGGGGTTGCGAGTGGAAATTCGACACTACTGACAAcatcagtttaaaaaaaaatttttttcttagttttttttttttttttttttttttagatttatcaaaatttctcaaaatctattgatccgaatcaattcaaattcacaggaaatgtaagtttgagggaactctttggAACGTCATTTGGTaggttccgatcggtttagccatttaaaagttataagcgattcaaatacttacacacacactcacacacactcactcacacacacacccacaacacacacacacacacacacacacacacacacacacacgcacacacacacattgtcgggacatgggtgttttcgagagtatctacaccgctttaagcacgatgactcttcggagtgcccgtcctgcccaggagctgctgaagacgcggagcacgtcttctttgtatatcctcgtttcgatccacagcgtgaagaactggagaggatcctgaaccagagaatgcaaccagattcactagtagaagcaatgttgtcatcagaagctgcctggaacgctaccaacacgtttgcaacagaagtccttaaagacttgcgttccaccgaaagaaaaagagcaaatagcagaagatagaaggaagatagttaacaccttagccaccagaaggaagagcagtagctagatcctcccttcacgaagtaatgcctgacggcggtttccatgagggattagaggaaagaaggaaaaggggtttagggtttagtgggtaggggcgttagtgtcgagtaagtatgacgctgcgtcgagtcgccacatatccaggccaaacagctatgcctagaatccgtaaaaaggattccccccccctacaaaaaaaaaaaaaaaaaaaaaaacacacacacacacacacacacacacccacagtgacaacctcgcgggagtagtcagggaagcttcctatgaccttcaaacgtcgagatctgatgaaaactcggtttttgcaaaacggggtgaaaacaacttcccgatttttgaaaatcttcgattttcttagcgggaagttaaaaatctggaaaacggttgaccttgcAGGCCATTCCTGAAACTTCTCGTTACGTACAGAACGCGCAAGAACACATCTTTCATCATTTTTCGAGCTCTACGATCAAAcaaatcaatcgattttgcTAAAACTCGCAAATATCAACACAGTTTCTTAAGCataaaaataagatttattaCCTACGACTCGACATGAAATTTGGAAgttgtgtaaaaaaaacacttttttggaaTGTTTTACAATCAAATATCTCTTGAATATATCGATCTATTTTGATACAGTTTACagcaatcgataaaatttttcaagtacgaaaatattatttcttactTACTACCCGATTCGAGaagaaattttgtttgaaGACAATGAGAAAAACGACTTTTtccgaaattttttgacaacgaTATCTGACTATTTTCATATTCTATAGAAGAACTCAGGACATGCATTTGATCAGACATagaatttcttaataattctaaaaaatcacTCTTTCCGACTTTTTCtgtcaacgatatctcacgaatgaatcaaccgattttgatcagCCTAGTGCTAATTTACGTAATTCTTTAATGTTAATAGCTGATTGGTTTATTCAATCGATCGATGAAGCCATTTGAAAGTTATTGTAGAAAAacgataattgaaaaaattttttttttttagttcttttGAGATTTCTTGGAATCTAACGGTCTGAATCggtttaaattatattgatttCTAAAATCGGTCAACCCTTTTCGATTGGCGCCAACCACGATTAAATCGGTCAAGTTATTTGAGAGTTATGAGAGGGttttacacacacacaaacacacacacatagaTGGAAGAAACCTTTTGCTCCCGTCACTATTCAAACCTACCGAGGTAGGATTAACTCTGCACCGACCGCAACCGGCCAACAGTCGCCAATGGAGAGGCTCGATAGCAAGATCGAAGAATTAGCCGACTTCataaaagaaaagaagaatctCCATCAGGAGATCAAAAAATCGGTTAGTCTATTGGTACGGCATGTAGActggccaacaaatcaccaacgaCGTCGGAGACAACCACTCAAACATCTCCGTGGATGACCACAGAACCACAGCTACTTTTGGTTACTCCTGAGAAACTGCCACAGCAAAGAAAGGACAATAACAAGAAGAGGCAGCTttccacgcccagcccttcctcAGCAAGTGACAATCCAGCACAGAAACAGACTGCCCGAGAGGAGACCTGGATCAAAGTGACATGGCAAAAGAAAAAGGAGAAAAGAGAACAGGAACCAGTGGCACAATCTACTGAAGCCCAAAACCAGCCAAGTAAGGGTGGCTCAAAAAAACCAAGGAGAAAGAAGACAAGAACAAGGGCTGTGcttgtccaaccagctgaaggaCGAACGTACGCCGATCTCTTtaaggaaatcaaggccaaaGTTAACCTGACAGACACTGGAgtagacataaagtctatCAAACAAACGAATCGCGGGGGCGTTCTCCTAGAAATGGGTCGCAAGACTAAAGACACTGTCGCTTTCACGGCTGCGATAGAAACAGCAACTGCTAACATCGGTACAGTCAGAACGCTCACACCAaaaacaacgatcgagatccttgACTTGGATGGAATATCTACCGAGAGCaaagtccgtgaagcactcaaacgtgaattcactgacagcCTGGAGATCAAACGGGTAcatttgacaaaacccacaccacgaggcAATCGGGCAGCCTTTTGCGAGATAGACGAAGTcagtgcgattaaggcccttgacaaggcccgtataAAGATCGGTTAGGTTAACTGCCGTATACGCCAAGTTGCAAAAGTAACCTGCTGCTTTAAATGTCTTGAGTTTGGACACCAATCACGGCAGTGTGCGAGACCagacagaagcaggtgctgctacaaataTGGTGGAGAGAACCAAAAATCCGTAAACTGCATGGAGAAGCCAAAATGCTTCTTTTGTACTCCGGACAAAGACTCCAGGAtggtctatgccatatttctggcactggagctTGCAAGACATTCCGCACAGCACTTGCAGAAGTCACGAGAGGGCAGAAATAACCCGCATAGAACAAGGCAATCTGAATAGGTGCACTTTGacgcaaaacctgctgcgccagcgtgtctttgaaaataaaatcgacgtctgctttatctgcgagcaatatctaaacatcgaaggtcaaacatggttcgcagacgaaacaGGCATCATGTGAAAAACAGCATAACACCTTTCACAACCAGGGAACTGCAGGACGCGGCGAAGACTCTCAAGACAGGAAAAGCACCTGGCCCTGATGGTATCCCTGCATCAGTGATCAAGATTggagccctggaatacccagataTACTAAACGAATGCTTACGAacgcttacaacgcatgcttaGCAACCGGCACGTTTCCAGTGGCTTGGAAGCGGAAGGGATTGGTTCTGTTGGATAAAGGTGAAGGTAGCCctataacaccttcgtcgttcaGACCTGCATGCTTGGCATTGTAGAGAAACTGCTCGAAAAGCTCATGCAGGGAAGAATACGCAACGACATCGATCGTGCCTCCGATTCAATCATCTCCGTACTATCTACGGGCGAAGAgagaggattttttttttggtgggTAAAAATCCCACACTACTGACCATCGTTTTTCGATGACAGCGGTGTCTTCGGAAGATTCTTCTTgcttctctataaaaaaagaaaaaaaaacccacacacacactgtTACAGGGTAAAATTACCCTGAGTCGATAAATCACCAGATATCGATAATATTacgacgcagcactggcgcgtctcgaTCTTAGGGCCTAAAGAGAGAGTAGGAGGGGGTAGTTTTGGGGTTATTATAGGTGAGCCGTGCATTGAAACAGGGAGAAGTAGTATACCGCCCGACACTGTGCCACGGAAGAAAAGAGACCGATCCCCGGAGTAGTTACCAGTCGGAAGAAGCCAACAACATCTGGGACTTTATTCTCAAGTAGTGAGTTAGATCGACGATTTGTTCATCAAGGTATCAAAAATTACTCCGTGGGCGGAAAGTGGACCGCGGGGTTTATACTCGGTTCATTTTACTTCTtctctttttatattttgattaactatttattatttatctaattaataataattcaagaattaattAACTTCATTTGAATTATATTCGTTAGTTGGTGTTGAGTGGCCCTCAAGGTGATTTTTACCCGAGAGTCACTCAGAGACCTTGCGGTGTAAATTTCGTGggaaattatttgtttaaaattattttacttaattatttatcaacattTTAAAGATCTGAAGACGGTTTTAGATTGtacatattttattgaacaatttaataatataaaaaccgaagataaaatttttacaaaaatttccaTTGTCTCCTCATGAATTCAAGTCAAGCGTCggttaaattttacaacgtAGTTAATCCGTACCCAAGGTCAAAGCTGCAAAGAACTAACGAATATTTGTCGTCCATTTTACCGCGCAAATTCTTGTCGATTATTTTACTCGATAATTTACTatgaacaattgaattattatttattaatattatttattgcaagATTATTACTTGTTaacattataatatttattgcgaatttatttattgagattTTGGCGCATTTAAGACTGATTTACCCGTAGATATTCTTTCGGTAATTTGTTTTTGATATTgggataaattattatataataatttatttaaaccggAAATTTCTACGtggttaatttatatatattgaactTAAGTTCTGGaacttattttgataatttagtttcatcattttgataaaattctttataaattatttactagcGTGGATATTAAGTCCGGGAATACTTAGTTAGAATTATACGTcgaatattcttaaaaatttattttaacgatGAATATCAAAATTTCGAATTGATTTCGAATAAGTTTATGCGtcagattttatttatttattcatttatttctcGGTCACGGAGCTTAGCTCCCTGTGACCATATTTCTTACATAAGTTACAAAGGTAGTTATAAGAAAAACACACTTACTTAACAGTAGTCAATGTAATAaactagtaataataatagcaatcTTAAAGAAAAgctattaacaataataacaatagcagtagtaatagtaattatagGATATTTTCAAACCTCATCATCAAACCgcatatttcaaatttaacactCACTCATGCTCATTGACTTTCTCCAAGCGTTACAAGAACCGGAAACAAACATTACGAAATTCCTCCAATGTGTCAGCTGATGTGACCTAAATTCGAAGcgaattccaaaaattatagcCCGTTACAATAAACGAACGCTGATACGTTGTTGTTCTCGCAAAGGGCACTTTGAGCGTATTAGTCTTACTTAAATCTCGCCGCGTAGCAATGTTTGTTTTCAGCTCTAGCTTATCTCCAAAAAGACCAGGCCTCATAAGACACAAAGCCTTATAGAACTCGCATGAGATTAACTGTAATCGGCGATCACGAAGCATTAGCCAATTAAGACGCCGCCGATGCTCAGTAATATGCTCATATCGTTTTATTCGAAATATAAACCTAACGCAATTATTTAGCGAGACGAGAAATGATCTCTCAAGCTCCGATGTTAAGTTCGTTGATACACACGCACAATAGTCAAAAATAGGCAATACAAGTGCTGTTACCAGCTTTCATTTTAATTGAGCACTAATATTCGCTGAGCGCTTTTTGACACTAGCTATCTGCCAATGCCACGACAATAAGCTATCAAAAACAACgtctaaatatttaaatgacccACCGAATTCAATCGCATCACTATCCAAAGAAAGCTTAAGATCATTCGCattcacatttttaattttacaaacatTTATCGAGCTTCCAAAATAcatggtttttatttttgacttattaaTACAAAGCTTTTTTAGCGAGCACCAGTTTACAATATGTTGAATGTCTTCATTGAGAAATCTCAGACATTCTCGCAAGTCATCTATACCACAACGCATGTAGATAACAAGATAATCCGCATACAATAAATAGTTACAATATTTGAAACATGTAGATAGATCATTTATAAACATCGAGAAGAACAAAGGACCCAAAACACTGCCCTGAGGGATTCCAGCATTAATATCAGCATTAACATCAGCCCATTCTGATCTACCACTGTCAGTATAGACTGACTGCTTTCGATCCTCTAAGAGGGAATGGAACCATTTTACTGTATTATAGGAAAAACTTAGTTTAACTAGCTTAGAAATAGATAACAAATGATTGACGCTATCGAAAGCCTTcatgaaatcaaaaaatacagCAATGGTAACTTCTTTTTGCTCCATTCCTAGCCTAATGTCGTCAGCTAGCCTCAAGACAGCAGTCCCCATGCTTTCCTTAAAACCAGTTTGCCTGTTATCTAATAGATTACAATCAGCTAAGTATTTAACAACTTGGTCGTATACAATTCTTTCAAGCACTTTTGACAATGAGCAAAGCAGCGCAATTGGACCATATTCAGACGGTGTCGATGAGTGCCTTGTTTTCGGCAGCGGCTTAACCAAAGAACGCTTCCACAGTGACGGAAACAAGCCATCAGCAATTGAAGAATTAAACAAAATCACAATAAACGGCAAGAGACGACTTAGCAAAGCTTTATATTCCTGTATCGACTCTCCGTCAAATTTTTAGTTCAGACATTTAGGAATTAAATTAGTAGTCtcggaaattttttgtaatttaattgctagCTGATGActgaaatttttctaacaaGGGGAGGATACGACCTTGGGGAAACGGATTTGGATAATCTTTTACGCAGTGATAGTACACCATGTGGGTATACTACCTCTGAAATACTAAAGTGCAATACTCAAAAATGGCTGAGAAAAATGCACTCAAAGTTTACTCAgcactataatatattaataggtaaataattgatacattaaattattctttaataaaatatttttttattttcaacttcatttctataaattatctacGGTGTATATCATGAGATATTTGTAATTCATGAATAATTCTTATAACTCTCATATTCATTATaagtttaactgaaaaatatatacctGCGCCAGACAATAAGAAGGATCGAATATGGTATGAGGGTACAATAATTCTTGTCCTCGAGTTATTGTAAACTGTACATCGATTCGAGCTCTGTTGGCCCACCGGAAGAATAGTCATATTATTGTCCTTGAACCTATGTTAGTCCCACCACTTTTTCAGAAGCTTGACTATAGCAGTTAGTTTCTGAATTTCGACACGAACAGACCTATTTGTGCagtgaaatttactttaaaaattgttttataatatataaaatgtcaTCAAGCGAAGCCAGTTCTTCTCATGGAGATGAAAACACTCCTGATACATCCTTACATAGTGATTTATCGAAGCAACGGCTAAAAGATGGAGTAGTGTATTATGAAGGTTTACTTCTTGAAAGTGATTTAATTGCAAAAACATCTTCTGACACATATGAAGATGCTATGTTGATTGGTAgagaattatatgataatacgttagatatgttaaataaaaagaagttcCTAAGCGATCAAGAATTGATTCATGCTCAAGAAGAATGCCCAgatggaaattttgaagcaGTGGAAGATAATTCAGTTGATGACTATATtccagatgaaaaaaaaaaaaaaaacaaaaaatgatggATTATATTCCTCtggaatataaaattgaagttttaaaCATAGCAAAAGCTCACCCTTCATGGAAACTAGagacattacaaaaaaatggatGTAGTCATTTGAAGAGAATGGATCATTTGAAAGTATGGGAAAAGGATGTTGAACATGGTGGAacttaatttgataaatatcatgTGATTGATTCTTGGACGTATGACCGCTTCGTCGAGGCAAgacaaaattatcaacaagTGACTACACGAAATTTGCAGCAATGGGCTTTAGCTGCAGCCAGCCAGTTTCCTAATCTTCAATTTACAGCGTCCGACCCATGggtaaaaatattcaaacaaagacacaacatTCGTCAAcgcaaaattacaaaatttgtaacaGACAAAGAAGTTCACACCATGCCAGAAATTATCGCCTCTGCAGAAATGTTTCGCAttcaaacaaaacaattgatATCTAACTTCGATAGTGACTTCGTTATTAATACAGATCAAACaggtatataaattttctaacggtaaactaattattttttattccattattaaatttaatcgaagttaatcattagattttttaaaattcatattttcagGATGTCAATACCAATCAATGTTTAATAGGACACTGACGGAAAAAGGAAGCAAAACAGTGTTTGCAAAAGTACAAGACATGACCAAGGTGTCACACTCATATACTGCACAATATAGCATAACATTATCTGGAAAATTACTATCAgatgtttttatttgtttgcaaGAGCCTACAGGTGATTTTGGGccaagaataaagaaaaacgtataagaatatttaaaaaaatacaaaaatgttattgtcaCATCATCAAAATCAGGAAAACTGACAACTActctctataaaaattttctagagaaatgtttaatgccatatgtttaaataaataaatttcttttaattattgactcgTGGACAGGACAAGTGAAGCCAGAATTAcatgatgaaatatttcaggatgataaaaaaatgcctacaTGCACATTTAAAGTTATACCTCCAAAATGTACTCCGTTAGTTCAACCATGTGATGTCTATTTCTATAGatgagtgaaaaattttatcaaacgaTTGCAAAGTACCTCTGAACTTCTAGACAAGAATTATGAAATTCATTCCCGAGAGGattgcataaaaattcattcgatTATTCATCACCAATTGTCAGCGCCAATATTTCGAGACATGATGGAATATGCCTGGTTCGCCAGCGGGCTTtgtgacacaagaaattttttcactaatgTCAATGACCATTAGACCGTTTAAAAATACTGTGTCATTGTAAAAAAGCAGCATTTATTTGTTGTTCTTGGTGtagaaaaactttttgttttgaatgtttttatcaTTAGTATCACTCAGGATCATGTAATAATATCTCATAatacgtaattataaaatattgctttaattaattaaaaaaaatgtataaatttccatttaattttcgacttattatttgtttgtacCACCGCAGATGATTTATAGaaatgaagtttaaaattgaaaaattttttattaaagaataatttaatgtatcaattattcacctattaatatattatagtgcTGGGTAAACTTTGAGTGCGTTTTTCTCAGCCATTTTTGAGTATTGCACTTTAGTATTTCAGAGGTAGTATACCCACATAGTGTACTACCACTACGTCAAAgattatcaaaatcggtttccccaaggtcgtatcctccccttgtaagttgaaatttaatgtcatgatttttcttgaattaaattgttataaatttttataaataaaattataaagagTCAATTAGTAGTGTTAGTGTGTAATGTAGGTATGGGTTATGTGAGCTGCAGGTCGTCTCAGTTTACGTTGCGTTCACTAGGCTGAGGCTTCTGTAGCTGTATGTGTTAATAAACGATCTCTACTTCTCAATGAATCTCTGAATAGAGTAATTAGTACAGTTTTGGTATCGTTTAAGTTAATTATAGAATTTTGTCGCGCGTGTACGCCGGGAGGGTTGCTAAAGACAACAAATCCAATGAGGATACGTCGAGAGGAGCTCGTTGAGAATATTTCACTTGGTACCCCTTCGCATCATCGCCCAGGTTGGGAGGTGATCAGGGACTAAGTTAGAAACTGTTGTATTGATTCCAGGAAGGAAATACAacgagaattattattattgtaaagcTGTTGTAGTGTGAGTGGGTGAGtgattattttgttaaagtcgttattgtaaataaaaattggaaatattgttaattaaatatttatttatttaacagcaccttcctccactctctctacCCTAGACGATTACCTCTCAGCTCTGAACCAGTTCCAAGAACCGTGACAATAaacctggtggcgcccttttattttattaacttatttattgatttcattttgttcatttttattgtttaaatttattaaattaagggGCCAATTGCGCAGCTAACAAAACTGTAAcgacacactcacacacacacctcggggcagaagagatactgctaccgggcgcgtctccccaaGCGGA
Coding sequences within it:
- the LOC123260052 gene encoding uncharacterized protein LOC123260052 codes for the protein MPEIIASAEMFRIQTKQLISNFDSDFVINTDQTGCQYQSMFNRTLTEKGSKTVFAKVQDMTKVSHSYTAQYSITLSGKLLSDVFICLQEPTGDFGPRIKKNV